One genomic segment of Ricinus communis isolate WT05 ecotype wild-type chromosome 3, ASM1957865v1, whole genome shotgun sequence includes these proteins:
- the LOC8270196 gene encoding TBC1 domain family member 17 isoform X1 → MQETELHDLSDDADYAASIQQGSASVMMTRSDSSSKRSTSSEPEGAEVVYLKDNVTIHPTQFASERISGRLKLIKQASSLFMTWIPYKGQTSNARLSERDMNLYTIRAVPFTDVRSIRRHTPTLGWQYIIVVLSSGLAFPPLYFYNGGVKEFLATMKQHVFIVRSLEDANVFLVNDFQNPLQRTLSSLELPRAVPMASAASACPSASESPSYENQERADGNIHRGSSSIPQHDGRQRHKGNDPARDLSIQVLEKFSLVTKFARETTSQLFRENHSNGFDAIERKSYNQSSLDSCPHKTPPKDTEEVSIQSAVPSDPLEKYICRKHEHGEEAATNVGRFELINFKEFDKLTLVWGKPRQPPLGFEEWATFLDSEGRVTDSKALRKRIFYGGVEHTLRKEVWAFLLGYHAYDSTSAERECLQYTKKLEYETVKKQWQSISPEQAKRFTKFRERKGLIDKDVVRTDRSLSFYDGDDNPNVNILRDILLTYSFYNFDLGYCQGMSDLLSPILFVMEDESKSFWCFVALMERLGPNFNRDQSGMHSQLFALSKLVELLDGPLHNYFKQNDCLNYFFCFRWILIQFKREFEYEKTMRLWEVLWTHYLSEHLHLFACVSILKRYRNKIMGEQMDFDTLLKFINELSGHIDLDAILRDAEALCICAGENGAACIPPGTPPSLPLENENGLLYAQQDEVL, encoded by the exons ATGCAAGAAACTGAGCTTCACGATTTATCCGACGATGCTGATTACGCTGCTTCAATTCAACAA GGATCAGCGAGCGTGATGATGACGAGGAGTGATAGTAGTAGTAAGAGAAGCACTAGTAGCGAGCCTGAAGGTGCTGAAGTTGTTTATTTGAAAGATAATGTTACGATTCATCCTACTCAGTTTGCTTCTGAGAGAATTAGTGGTCGATTAAAGCTTATTAAGCAAGcctcttctctttttatg ACATGGATTCCGTACAAAGGCCAAACCTCAAACGCTAGGTTATCCGAGAGAG ATATGAATCTTTACACCATAAGAGCTGTGCCTTTTACTGATGTGCGTTCCATTCGTCGACACACTCCAACTCTTGGTTGGCAGTATATAATTGTTGTTTTATCATCAG GACTTGCATTTCCTCCTCTTTATTTCTACAATGGAGGAGTCAAAGAGTTCCTTGCTACAATGAAGCAACATGTTTTTATTGTGAG GTCACTGGAAGATGCAAATGTATTTCTTGtcaatgattttcaaaatcctCTGCAG AGAACTTTGTCCTCTTTGGAGTTGCCTAGGGCTGTTCCTATGGCAAGTGCAGCTTCTGCATGTCCTTCAGCTAGTGAATCTCCATCTTATGAGAACCAAGAGAGGGCTGATGGGAATATCCACCGTGGAAGTTCCAGTATTCCTCAACATGATGGCAGGCAGAGGCATAAGGGTAATGATCCTGCTCGAGATCTCTCAATCCAAGTGTTGGAAAAATTCTCTCTTGTAACAAAATTTGCCCGAGAAACAACTTCGCAACTTTTCCGGGAAAATCACAGTAATGGGTTTGATGCTATTGAGAGGAAAAGCTACAACCAATCTTCTCTTGATAGTTGTCCCCACAAGACACCACCGAAGGATACAGAGGAAGTTTCTATTCAAAGTGCTGTACCCTCAGATCCGCTAGAG AAATACATATGTAGAAAACACGAACATGGTGAAGAAGCTGCCACCAATGTGGGACGTTTTGAGCTAATCAATTTTAAGGAG TTTGACAAACTCACGCTTGTGTGGGGGAAACCACGGCAGCCACCTTTGGGTTTTGAAGAG TGGGCCACATTCTTGGATTCTGAAGGACGAGTTACGGATTCAAAAGCTTTAAGAAAGAGAATATTCTATGGAGGAGTTGAGCACACATTAAGGAAAGAG GTCTGGGCGTTTCTGTTGGGATATCATGCATATGATTCGACATCTGCAGAAAGGGAATGCCTTCAGTACACTAAAAAGTTGGAATATGAAACTGTAAAGAAACAATGGCAG AGCATCTCTCCAGAACAAGCAAAGAGATTTACAAAGTTTAGGGAAAGGAAAGGCCTTATAGACAAAGATGTG GTGAGGACTGATAGATCACTTTCATTCTACGACGGGGATGACAATCCAAATGTGAATATTTTACGTGATATTCTATTGACATACTCCTTTTATAACTTTGATCTTGGCTATTGTCAG GGAATGAGTGATTTACTGTCTCCCATTTTGTTTGTGATGGAGGATGAATCAAAATCATTTTGGTGTTTTGTCGCACTGATGGAACGTCTTGGACCCAACTTCAATCGTGATCAAAGTGGCATGCATTCCCAACTTTTTGCATTATCTAag CTGGTGGAGTTGCTAGACGGTCCATTGCACAACTATTTCAAGCAGAATGATTGCTTGAATTACTTCTTTTGTTTCCGCTGGATtctaatacaatttaaaag ggaatttgaatatgaaaaaacaatgaGGCTATGGGAGGTGTTATGGACCCATTATTTGTCTGAGCACCTGCACCTGTTTGCCTGTGTTTCAATCTTGAAGCGGTATCGGAACAAGATAATGGGGGAACAAATGGACTTCGACACGCttttaaaattcatcaatGAGCTGAGCGGACATATTGATCTTGACGCAATTCTCAGGGATGCAGAGGCGTTGTGTATATGTGCTGGCGAAAATGGTGCTGCTTGTATTCCGCCTGGAACTCCGCCTTCATTGCCCCTCGAAAATGAAAATGGTTTGTTGTATGCTCAACAGGATGAAGTATTGTAA
- the LOC8270197 gene encoding MYB-like transcription factor EOBI produces MHEGFLFADRSVISTFLYKAFHINRSLCYTTLHITYLLDKHYISFERHRKIEMENKEVKPRIKKGLWKPEEDLILKTYVQTHGEGNWATVSEKSGLMRGGKSCRLRWKNYLRPNIKRGGMSQEEEDLIIRMHKLLGNRWSLIAGRLPGRTDNEVKNYWNTHLNKRLHSGKRKIIDSNTCQNDTDKENMNRNKRQRNSRPVCSASPKGIAEEINEKNKEKEESSSFTDAWIQGAQSMNYYIESPVEQANNYAFVYDEEPFVACLDSFVLFESIGYNGGETYSQVDLQPFMP; encoded by the exons ATGCACGAGGGATTTTTATTTGCAGACAGAAGTGTGATATCCACCTTTCTATATAAAGCCTTTCACATAAATAGATCTCTTTGCTACACTACACTACACATCACATATCTTTTAGATAAGCACTATATATCTTTTGAAAGACACAGAAAGATTGAGATGGAAAATAAAGAAGTGAAACCACGGATCAAGAAAGGTCTGTGGAAACCTGAGGAGGATTTGATTCTCAAGACTTACGTACAAACTCATGGTGAAGGCAATTGGGCTACTGTATCTGAAAAATCAG GATTGATGAGAGGGGGGAAGAGTTGCAGACTAAGATGGAAGAATTACTTAAGACCCAATATAAAAAGAGGCGGCATGTCTCAAGAGGAAGAAGATCTTATCATCAGAATGCATAAGCTTCTTGGAAACCG ATGGTCGCTAATTGCTGGTCGATTGCCTGGTCGAACGGACAATGAGGTGAAAAACTACTGGAATACCCATTTGAACAAGAGGTTGCATTCtggcaaaagaaaaatcattgaTTCCAACACCTGCCAGAATGACACTGATAAAGAGAACATGAATAGAAACAAGAGACAACGTAATTCGAGACCCGTTTGCAGTGCAAGTCCAAAGGGCATTGCTGAAGAGATTAAtgaaaagaacaaagagaaagaagagagcaGCAGTTTCACGGATGCTTGGATACAAGGCGCACAGAGCATGAACTACTACATTGAATCGCCAGTGGAACAGGCCAACAACTATGCGTTTGTTTATGATGAGGAGCCTTTTGTTGCCTGCTTGGATTCCTTTGTCTTGTTTGAATCAATTGGTTATAACGGCGGGGAGACATATTCGCAGGTGGACCTGCAACCGTTCATGCCATAg
- the LOC8270199 gene encoding auxin-responsive protein IAA29 isoform X1, with protein sequence MELQLGLALPSNTVFGLDLNSYVYKPKEVSGSGQVNYCLQLGPLACFSKASSSTSDDFSSSSSNNNNNNKNRKRSLSDAFNEITRDDLPQTLPLLLWNNQPNDHEDDDDDDVNKHNCSLASNNRIEEEDSDCGIVGWPPIKYRGKKIRGIRAVDNGCADCHGRPSSYVKVKMDGVAIARKIDLSLYTSFQDLKDTLLLMFGTCQENSTTYRLAYQDREGDWLLADDVSWRSFFGSVQRLKLMKNNNSGLFN encoded by the exons ATGGAGCTTCAATTGGGTCTTGCTCTTCCAAGCAATACTGTTTTTGGGTTGGACCTAAATAGCTATGTTTACAAGCCTAAAGAGGTTAGTGGCTCAGGCCAAGTGAACTACTGTCTTCAACTGGGTCCGCTCGCATGCTTCTCTAAAGCAAGTAGTAGTACTAGTGATGATTTTTctagcagcagcagcaacaacaataacaacaacaaGAACAGAAAACGCAGCCTTTCTGATGCATTCAATGAAATAACAAGAGATGACCTGCCCCAAACGTTGCCACTTCTGCTCTGGAATAACCAGCCAAATGATCATGAAGACGATGACGATGACGATGTTAATAAACACAACTGCTCTCTTGCCTCTAACAA CAGAATTGAGGAGGAAGACAGTGATTGTGGCATAGTAGGATGGCCGCCAATCAAGTACCGGGGAAAGAAGATTCGTGGTATTCGGGCGGTGGACAACGGTTGTGCAGATTGTCATGGTAGGCCATCAAGTTACGTGAAGGTGAAAATGGATGGAGTAGCTATAGCAAGAAAAATTGACCTAAGTCTATATACTTCTTTTCAAGATCTTAAAGACACCTTGCTTCTCATGTTTGGAACTT GCCAAGAAAATTCAACTACCTATAGGCTGGCTTATCAGGACAGAGAAGGTGACTGGCTGCTTGCTGATGATGTTTCTTGGAG AAGTTTTTTTGGGTCggtccaacgtctcaaattgaTGAAGAACAACAACAGTGGGTTATTTAATTAA
- the LOC8270199 gene encoding auxin-responsive protein IAA29 isoform X2: MELQLGLALPSNTVFGLDLNSYVYKPKEVSGSGQVNYCLQLGPLACFSKASSSTSDDFSSSSSNNNNNNKNRKRSLSDAFNEITRDDLPQTLPLLLWNNQPNDHEDDDDDDVNKHNCSLASNKIEEEDSDCGIVGWPPIKYRGKKIRGIRAVDNGCADCHGRPSSYVKVKMDGVAIARKIDLSLYTSFQDLKDTLLLMFGTCQENSTTYRLAYQDREGDWLLADDVSWRSFFGSVQRLKLMKNNNSGLFN, translated from the exons ATGGAGCTTCAATTGGGTCTTGCTCTTCCAAGCAATACTGTTTTTGGGTTGGACCTAAATAGCTATGTTTACAAGCCTAAAGAGGTTAGTGGCTCAGGCCAAGTGAACTACTGTCTTCAACTGGGTCCGCTCGCATGCTTCTCTAAAGCAAGTAGTAGTACTAGTGATGATTTTTctagcagcagcagcaacaacaataacaacaacaaGAACAGAAAACGCAGCCTTTCTGATGCATTCAATGAAATAACAAGAGATGACCTGCCCCAAACGTTGCCACTTCTGCTCTGGAATAACCAGCCAAATGATCATGAAGACGATGACGATGACGATGTTAATAAACACAACTGCTCTCTTGCCTCTAACAA AATTGAGGAGGAAGACAGTGATTGTGGCATAGTAGGATGGCCGCCAATCAAGTACCGGGGAAAGAAGATTCGTGGTATTCGGGCGGTGGACAACGGTTGTGCAGATTGTCATGGTAGGCCATCAAGTTACGTGAAGGTGAAAATGGATGGAGTAGCTATAGCAAGAAAAATTGACCTAAGTCTATATACTTCTTTTCAAGATCTTAAAGACACCTTGCTTCTCATGTTTGGAACTT GCCAAGAAAATTCAACTACCTATAGGCTGGCTTATCAGGACAGAGAAGGTGACTGGCTGCTTGCTGATGATGTTTCTTGGAG AAGTTTTTTTGGGTCggtccaacgtctcaaattgaTGAAGAACAACAACAGTGGGTTATTTAATTAA
- the LOC8270196 gene encoding TBC1 domain family member 15 isoform X2 — MQETELHDLSDDADYAASIQQGSASVMMTRSDSSSKRSTSSEPEGAEVVYLKDNVTIHPTQFASERISGRLKLIKQASSLFMTWIPYKGQTSNARLSERDMNLYTIRAVPFTDVRSIRRHTPTLGWQYIIVVLSSGLAFPPLYFYNGGVKEFLATMKQHVFIVRSLEDANVFLVNDFQNPLQRTLSSLELPRAVPMASAASACPSASESPSYENQERADGNIHRGSSSIPQHDGRQRHKGNDPARDLSIQVLEKFSLVTKFARETTSQLFRENHSNGFDAIERKSYNQSSLDSCPHKTPPKDTEEVSIQSAVPSDPLEFDKLTLVWGKPRQPPLGFEEWATFLDSEGRVTDSKALRKRIFYGGVEHTLRKEVWAFLLGYHAYDSTSAERECLQYTKKLEYETVKKQWQSISPEQAKRFTKFRERKGLIDKDVVRTDRSLSFYDGDDNPNVNILRDILLTYSFYNFDLGYCQGMSDLLSPILFVMEDESKSFWCFVALMERLGPNFNRDQSGMHSQLFALSKLVELLDGPLHNYFKQNDCLNYFFCFRWILIQFKREFEYEKTMRLWEVLWTHYLSEHLHLFACVSILKRYRNKIMGEQMDFDTLLKFINELSGHIDLDAILRDAEALCICAGENGAACIPPGTPPSLPLENENGLLYAQQDEVL; from the exons ATGCAAGAAACTGAGCTTCACGATTTATCCGACGATGCTGATTACGCTGCTTCAATTCAACAA GGATCAGCGAGCGTGATGATGACGAGGAGTGATAGTAGTAGTAAGAGAAGCACTAGTAGCGAGCCTGAAGGTGCTGAAGTTGTTTATTTGAAAGATAATGTTACGATTCATCCTACTCAGTTTGCTTCTGAGAGAATTAGTGGTCGATTAAAGCTTATTAAGCAAGcctcttctctttttatg ACATGGATTCCGTACAAAGGCCAAACCTCAAACGCTAGGTTATCCGAGAGAG ATATGAATCTTTACACCATAAGAGCTGTGCCTTTTACTGATGTGCGTTCCATTCGTCGACACACTCCAACTCTTGGTTGGCAGTATATAATTGTTGTTTTATCATCAG GACTTGCATTTCCTCCTCTTTATTTCTACAATGGAGGAGTCAAAGAGTTCCTTGCTACAATGAAGCAACATGTTTTTATTGTGAG GTCACTGGAAGATGCAAATGTATTTCTTGtcaatgattttcaaaatcctCTGCAG AGAACTTTGTCCTCTTTGGAGTTGCCTAGGGCTGTTCCTATGGCAAGTGCAGCTTCTGCATGTCCTTCAGCTAGTGAATCTCCATCTTATGAGAACCAAGAGAGGGCTGATGGGAATATCCACCGTGGAAGTTCCAGTATTCCTCAACATGATGGCAGGCAGAGGCATAAGGGTAATGATCCTGCTCGAGATCTCTCAATCCAAGTGTTGGAAAAATTCTCTCTTGTAACAAAATTTGCCCGAGAAACAACTTCGCAACTTTTCCGGGAAAATCACAGTAATGGGTTTGATGCTATTGAGAGGAAAAGCTACAACCAATCTTCTCTTGATAGTTGTCCCCACAAGACACCACCGAAGGATACAGAGGAAGTTTCTATTCAAAGTGCTGTACCCTCAGATCCGCTAGAG TTTGACAAACTCACGCTTGTGTGGGGGAAACCACGGCAGCCACCTTTGGGTTTTGAAGAG TGGGCCACATTCTTGGATTCTGAAGGACGAGTTACGGATTCAAAAGCTTTAAGAAAGAGAATATTCTATGGAGGAGTTGAGCACACATTAAGGAAAGAG GTCTGGGCGTTTCTGTTGGGATATCATGCATATGATTCGACATCTGCAGAAAGGGAATGCCTTCAGTACACTAAAAAGTTGGAATATGAAACTGTAAAGAAACAATGGCAG AGCATCTCTCCAGAACAAGCAAAGAGATTTACAAAGTTTAGGGAAAGGAAAGGCCTTATAGACAAAGATGTG GTGAGGACTGATAGATCACTTTCATTCTACGACGGGGATGACAATCCAAATGTGAATATTTTACGTGATATTCTATTGACATACTCCTTTTATAACTTTGATCTTGGCTATTGTCAG GGAATGAGTGATTTACTGTCTCCCATTTTGTTTGTGATGGAGGATGAATCAAAATCATTTTGGTGTTTTGTCGCACTGATGGAACGTCTTGGACCCAACTTCAATCGTGATCAAAGTGGCATGCATTCCCAACTTTTTGCATTATCTAag CTGGTGGAGTTGCTAGACGGTCCATTGCACAACTATTTCAAGCAGAATGATTGCTTGAATTACTTCTTTTGTTTCCGCTGGATtctaatacaatttaaaag ggaatttgaatatgaaaaaacaatgaGGCTATGGGAGGTGTTATGGACCCATTATTTGTCTGAGCACCTGCACCTGTTTGCCTGTGTTTCAATCTTGAAGCGGTATCGGAACAAGATAATGGGGGAACAAATGGACTTCGACACGCttttaaaattcatcaatGAGCTGAGCGGACATATTGATCTTGACGCAATTCTCAGGGATGCAGAGGCGTTGTGTATATGTGCTGGCGAAAATGGTGCTGCTTGTATTCCGCCTGGAACTCCGCCTTCATTGCCCCTCGAAAATGAAAATGGTTTGTTGTATGCTCAACAGGATGAAGTATTGTAA